The Prevotella melaninogenica region GGTAGAAACTCCTAAAGAAAAGCCTACTGAAGATAGAAGTCTGAATCTGTTTGATTTCTGATTTTATAGCTTTATTACCGCAGTAATCCTTGCTTAGCATCACTAAAAAAGAAAAAGCGACATTAATAATTGTCGTTATTCATTTTTATTTGTATATTTGCAGTCATATTAATTTTTTGATAATAAGTTATGGCGCAAACTGATAATCATCTCGTCATTATGGCAGGTGGCGTAGGAGGTAGATTCTGGCCGATGAGTACAGCAGACTGTCCTAAGCAGTTTATTGATGTCTTAGGAGTAGGTAGATCACTCATCCAGCTGACCTATGATCGCTTTGCAGGTGTTGTTCCTTCTGACAATATGTGGGTTGTCACGAACCAAAAGTATGTCTCTTTAGTTCATGAACAGCTCCCAGAGATACCTCTGAATCATATCTTGAGCGAGCCTTGCCGTCGTAATACAGCACCTTGTATTGCATACGTGAGCTGGCGTATCAAGAAAGAGAACCCAAAGGCTAATATCGTGGTGTCACCAAGTGATCATATTGTGACCAATGAAGCGGAATTCAAACGTGTCATTTCTAACTGTTTGAAGTTTACTGCAGAAACGGATGCTGTGGTTACTTTGGGTATGAAACCAACACGTCCAGAGACGGGTTATGGCTATATACAAGCCGATCTTTCAACAGCTTCAGCGCGTAATCGCGAGATTTATCGTGTTGATCAGTTCCGTGAGAAGCCTGATTTACCAACTGCAGAACAATATATCAAGCAGAATAACTTCTTCTGGAATGCAGGAATCTTCATCTGGAGTGCCTCTACTATTGTCAATGCTTTCCGTATTTATCAGCCAAGTATAGCAAGAATTTTCGAGCGTATCATGGATGTATTGGATACTGCGGATGAACAGCGTGTGATTGATGAGGTTTATCCAGAGTGTGAGAATATCTCTGTTGATTATGCTATTATGGAAAAGGCTGAAGAGATATTTGTATGCCCTGCAGACTTTGGATGGAGTGATTTAGGAACTTGGGGCTCGTTGCTTGCTCAGACACAGCATGATATTTACGGTAATGCTGTTATTGGTAATGATGTTCATCTGTTTGATAGTAAGAACTGTATTGTACATACAACGGAGGAACGTAAGGTTGTTATTCAGGGGCTTGATGGCTATATTGTAGCTGAGCAGGATGGTAAATTGCTTATTTGTCGCCTTTCTGAAGAACAGCGTCTGAAGCAGTTTACAGGAGAAGGATAGGCTTATTCAATTCGAATTCGTAAATTAAAAGCTTGCGTAGGTACTTGTTTTATAAACGAGACCTACGCATATCTCTTTTATAACAAGAGGGCTATGTGAGATGTACTAATAGCTTGTTTAACGATTAAGAAGGCTGTTGTCTGATTGAGTTAACCAACTTTTCGTTCTCTTTCTGAGGTTCGTTTGTACTGTGTTAGGTCCCCGTACCATTGGTGTTCACCCTCCGCACGCCTCGTGCGAAGCCTTCGCACAGTATTTGCCAAGGATAGTAAGGATGTTAATTGACCTTATCTTATATAATAAGACTTTATTGATTAAGATAAAAGGAAGTCATTGTTAGACGGCTTAAAACCAAATATTCATGGTTATGAAACTAAAACTCAAGCATATTTTATTCTTTGTATTCTGTTTCCCATTTACGCTTTTTGCACAAGCTCAACAGCTTGTCAGACTCAATCCACAGCATTACTTTCAGCGTACAGTTCCTAAAGGAAACTATAGTGGGTTGACATGGTTGGGTGGTGATCGTTATGCAGTGGTTTCTGATAAGATGTCTGAAAGTGGCTTCTTTCGCTTTCGTATACAGATAGATTCTGTTAGTGGAGATATTAAAGACGTTGTGAATGAGGGCTTCCAATCATCGGGCGAGTTGAATAAGGATGAAGAGGGCATAGCTTTCTTTCCTAAGGACAGCACGTTGTTCATATCCCGTGAAGCAGATAATAGTATCTTAGAATATGGAATGAATGGTAAACTGACGGGGCGGAAGCTTGCTATTCCCTCCGTTTTCAGTACGGCTACACCGGCTTATAGTTTTGAAGCACTAACTTACAATGCCCATACGCATCGTTTTTGGACGACTTCTGAAAGTACGTTGAAGATAGATGGAGAACAAGCTAATGCAAAGAATCAAGTGAAGAATAGACTTCGTTTTCAAAGTTTTGATGACTCCTTTGTTCCTCAAGAACAGTATGCTTATTTGATGGATGCTGCGGAGATTCATCCTTCTGTGTCTAATTATGCAATGGGTGTACCAGCAATGGCAGCCTTAGATGATGGAAAATTACTTGTTTTAGAGCGTGAATTCGTGGTAACCTCAAGTAAAATTGGTTCGTTTGTAGAGAATAAGATTTATTGTGTTGACCCTTCGAAGTCTATGACTATCAGTCAAGAAAAAGCACTTGATACGGATAGTCCGTATATGCAGAAGACTTTGATTGCAACGTGGAAAACCTCCTTAGGACTGCTTCGTCAGAATCTTGCTAACTATGAGGGTATGTGTCTTGGCCCCCGCCTTGCAGACGGAAGTCAAGTTGTAGTACTTTGTGCTGACAGCCAAGACCAATATGGTGGTGTTCTTCGTGACTGGTTTCGTACGATTATTATTCGATGAATCCTATTCAACTTTGTGCTGCTTTTATTTCATCTTCTTATGAAGTTTGCGCAAAGCCTTGTCACGAATCTGGCGTACACGTTCGCGTTTTAATCCCATATCCTCCGCAATCTCTGCCATCGTATAGTGTGCTCCAGTCAATCCATAGATATAAGTGATGACCCTTTTTTCACGTTCATCAAGTACATCTAATCCTTTTTGGATTTCATTGCTGAGTATTTCTTGGTTAAGATGTTCGTCAGCATGCTTGGCATTTTCATTCTCAAGGATATGCTGAAGTGTGAAGTTATTGTTGCTACCTACTGGTACAGGCTGGTCAATAGAGATAGCATGTGAACGCTTCTGTTCAAATCTACTTGTCTCGTTCTTAGGAAGTTTATAGAGTGTTGCTTGCTCTTTGATAGCCTCTTCCATAGCTTTACGGATGTAAGGAGCCGCAAAGACAACAAAGCGTACACCTTTTGAACCATCAAACTTCTGTGCGGCATACATCATACCAATATTTCCTTCACTGATAAGGTCGTCTTCACCCAATCCTCGGTTATGGTATTGATGAGCCAATGAAACAACAAACTTCAAGTTAGCCTTGGTCAACTTCTCCAAAGCTCTTGCGTCACCAACCTTTATCTTCTCTGCTAAATCCTGCTCTTCTTTATCTGAAAGAAGCTGCTCGTTAGCTATATCTTCTATGTATTTCTCGTTTGAAGTCATAAAAAAGTGTTGTGGTAGAATATTATTATATAGGGTTATACCTGCTGTGAATGGTTCTTGTTGTTCTTCTTTTTCTTGACATACCACTTAACAAGGAAGTAAAAACAAACAACAATTACCAAGAAGATAAGACCAAACTTAATATACTCTCCATACTCTAAAATCTTCTCTTGGAGCTGATCTTCTGGTACAAAAGAGTGCATGTAATGTCCTAAAAGTGCAAGAATAGTGTGCCATGAGGCTGCACCTATAGTAGTATAAAGCAAGAACTTCCAGTAGCTCATCTTCGCCAATCCTGCTGGAATGGAGATAAGATGGCGAATACCTGGCAAGAGACGGCCAGTGATTGTAGCCACCATACCATGCTCATCGAAGTATCGTTCGCTCTTTTCAACTTTCTCTTGATTCAATAAACACAAGTGTCCCCACTTACTATTGGCAAACTTATAGATGATAGGGCGACCAAGATACCATCCTGCAAGATAGTTAATAGTTGCACCAACGTCTGCTCCTAAAGTGGAGAAAAGAATTACCAACCATATATCAAGGTTGCCTGCGGCAGCATGATAGGCAGCTGGGGCAACAACTAATTCTGATGGTACAGGGATAACCGTACTTTCAAGAAGCATCAAAATAAAGATGGTGCCATAGTTGAGATGTCCGAGCATGGATGTGATAAAACTCATAATGATATGTTATTAATTATAATTCTGTTTGTTATAAAATACGAATATTGGGGTAGTCTTGTGGGCTTGTTCCTTCTGGATAGAGGTCTGATAGTACCTCTATACTCTCCTCTGGATTCCTTTCAACGGCTTGTCGCAAGTATATATTGAACTCCTTTTTTAGCTTTAATTCATAACAACAGCGTGCGAGGTATGCGAAGCCGATGTCCCAGTCGTCATCCATTTCAGGCAATAACGTACTAAAGATGTTGTAAGCATATTCGACATATCCATTGTCAAAGGTCGAAATACCAATGTGGATGAGTGTCAGACTCTTGCTCTGTGTTTCTGCTAAAGCCAAATGATAATATCGTTGCGCTTCTGAAGCATTGCCCTGCATGAGATGTATATGTCCGATAGTAACATCAACGACAGTTGTATCTTGATTATGGCAGAGTTTCTTATAACGCTCGTAGTACTTCAGAGATTCCTCATAATTCCCAAGTGTAAAGAGTCCGTTGGCCTTGTTGAGGATAGCTTCTTCATCATCAGGGTTGATAGCTATGGAGTATTCACTTGATGTGATTGAATCCTTTATGTCATTCCTTAAAAGCTGATTCTGGGCTAACTGATTCCAATAAGGACCAGAATAAGGGTTGGTATCAAGTAACTCATTGAGAATGGATTCACTCTCTTTATACTTCCCACGGCTCTTGAGAAGACGCGCACGAAGTTCCTTATAATCGTTATCTTCTGTCTTTGTTGAGCGGCTCAACCATTTCTCTACATATTCATTTTCTTCATAATCGGAAAAGAGAGCAGCAACATCAAGGACATAATCCTCGCGGTCTTCTTGTGAGATAACCTCGTCATACTGATTTTGAAGGAAGTCATCTGCTTCGTCTGCCTTATTATCAACAATCATAATTTCAGCCTTAAGATAGAGATAATCTAAGTCACTCTTATCAACAATCATCTCTGCAATCTCGTTAGCAAGCTCTGGGTCTTCGTCGATGAATAATGCTAAACGTGCCTTGAAAGCAAGTGGAGTAGTGGCTGTTGGATACAAGCGGGTGGCATAATCGATAGCGTCTAAAGCATTGTTATCCTCACCAATATAGTGGTAATATTCAGCAACATCAGTCAGTTCCTCTGGGTCGAGGAACTCGCTGATGTTGTCTTTTTGCAGTTCCTCATATCTATGAAGGACTTGCTTGAATTTATCACTCTGATAGTATATATCCAAATCTTACTTTACTTTAGTTATGCTTTGGCCTTCTTTGCCCAAGTATCTTTCAAGCCAACAGTCTTATTAAACACGAGGTGGTCAGCTGTTGTATCTGGGTCAAGCATGAAGTAACCAGTACGCTGGAACTGTAGGTAATCACCCGGTTTCTTCTCAGCGAGATACTGTTCAACGTAGCACTCTGTGTGTACAGTAAGGCTTTCTGGATTGAGAAGCTCACGGAAATCACGCTCATCAGCAGCAGGATTCTCTACGTTGAACAAGCGGTCGTACTCACGTACCTCTGCCTTTAAGCAGTGGTCAGCGCTAACCCAGTGGAGAGTACCTTTCACCTTACGGTCAGCACCCTGCATACCACTCTTGCTGTCAGCATCATATTCTGCTTGAATCTCAATGATATTGCCCTCAGCATCCTTAGTACAACCAGTACACTTAACGATGTAAGCGTTCTTCAATCTCACTTCCTTACCTGGAGACATACGGAAGAATTTCTTTGGAGCATCCTCCATAAAGTCAGCACGTTCAATCCAAAGATTCTTTGAGAAGGTGATAGTGTGTGAACCATCTGCCTCATTCTCTGGGTTGTTAATAGCCTCCATCTCCTCAGTCTTTCCTTCTGGATAGTTGGTAATAACAAGTTTTACAGGGTCGAGAACAGCGCTAACACGTGTAGCCTTCTTGTTCAAGTCGTCACGTACAGCAGCCTCCAACAACGCTACATCATTGAGTGCATCGAACTTAGTATAGCCAATAGAGTCGATGAAGTTACGGATAGACTCTGGAGAGTAACCACGACGACGCATACCACAGAGTGTCGGCATTCGTGGATCATCCCATCCCTTGACGTGATGTTCATCAACCAATGTATGAAGTTTACGCTTTGACATTACTGTATAAGTAAGGTTCAAGCGGTTGAACTCTATCTGTCGTGGGCGGTTATCTGATAGGTTGTCATCGGTGCCATCACTTTCTTTTAAGAAGTCAATAAACTTATCATAGAGAGGACGGTGAGGCACAAACTCGAGTGTACAGATAGAGTGGGTAACACCCTCAAAGTAGTCACTCTGTCCGTGTGCAAAGTCATACATTGGGTAACAATGCCACTTTGTACCTGTGCGATGATGTGGAATCTGAATGATTCGATATATGATTGGATCACGGAAATGCATGTTAGGATTAGCCATATCGAGCTTTGCACGAAGTACCATGCTTCCCTCAACAGCCTCTGGTGTGTTCATCTGCTCAAACAAAGCAAGGCTTTCCTCGATAGGACGATCACGGTATGGTGATGCTGTACCAGGCGTTGTTGGTGTACCTTTCTGTGTTGCAATCTGCTCAGAAGTCTGCTCGTCAACATATGCCAAGCCCTTCTTAATCATCCAAACAGCAAAGTCCCATAACTTCTCAAAGTAATCACTTGCATAATAAATGTTACCCCATTTGAAGCCAAGCCAGCTAATATCATGAAGGATATTCTCTACATATTCGTTGTTCTCCTTGCTTGGGTTTGTATCATCAAAACGAAGATTACAAATTCCCTTATAGTTTTCAGCTACACCAAAGTCCATGCAAATCGCTTTCGCATGACCAATATGAAGATAGCCATTTGGCTCTGGTGGGAAACGTGTCTGAATACGTCCTCCGTTCTTACCCTTTGCGAGGTCTTCCTCTACCAGTTGTTCTACGAAGCTCAAGCTACGCTTCTCCTCATTGGTGTTGTTCTCTATCGTAGTCATATTTTCCTATTTATTATTATGCTGCAAAGTTACTCATTTTTTCTTGTTTATGATGCACTTTGTTCTAAATAATAATGTATATTCTTTTATGCAGTTTGAATTTAGTCATGCAAAATACTTCCCGAGTAATGTTTTATAATGTTTTATACATTTTCCGTAACGAAATAAAACGATTTTTCTTTATCTTTTTAAAGTGTTTAATAAAAGTGAATCTGAATGGCTTTCAGCGATAGGTGTATGTGTGATAACAAATGTTTCATTATTAATAAAAAAGTTGTATAAAAGTTTGCACATATAAAAATAATGCCCTATCTTTGCAAACGTTATCCTGAATACAATCTTTTTACCTTAAAGAAACTAATACCTATTGAGATTGAATGCCCATCGCTGTGAAGCGTAGGGCATTTTTATTTTTAGTAACTTTTTGGTTCTGTAATTTTGTTTACAGTATTTTGTAGATTCGTTTTAGGTTTCTTAGACAAAGTCTTATATTTTTCTTTATAGTTCTTTTAAGCGGTTCTCTGATTTATACTTAGGTGTGATTGTGACTATTCAAAGTATATTTTAACGCTTCGTTCCAACCTTTTATTATTCATTTTGTTGTAGAATTGTAACTGACAAGAAAAAAAAGATATTCGGAAACAACACAAAAACAAGAATTCCTGAAACATTGTGGACTAATGACCGATTTGGTTTTAATCCACCTACCTAATTGTTTGTATTTTTTTCAATATTCCCTTATCATCTTGTAGTTTGTCATATAGATATTGTAACTTTGCATAAAACTTAATTAGAATGAAGAATATATTAAAAGAACTACAACGTAAGGACCACCCACGTGTGTTGGGTGCCTTAGATATATTTAAATTTATTGGTCCCGGTTTGTTGGTGACCGTAGGCTTTATCGACCCAGGAAACTGGGCAAGTAACTTTGCTGCTGGTTCAGAGTATGGCTATGCATTGTTATGGGTAGTAACCCTTTCAACAATTATGCTTATAGCTTTACAGCATAATGTTGCTCATCTTGGAATTGTGACAGGACTTTGTCTCAGTGAGGCAGCAGTTAAGTATGCACCTAAATGGATAGGTCGTCCTATCATCTTGAGTGCAATTCTTGCCAGTATCTCTACCTCTTTAGCAGAGATTCTTGGTGGTGCGATTGCGCTACAAATGCTCTTTGGCATTAGTATTCCTACAGGCTCTGTCTTAACAACAGTGGCTGTGTTGATAATGCTTTTTACGAATAGCTATAAGAAGATGGAACGTGCCATCATTGGCTTTGTGTCAATGATAGGTCTTTCGTTTGTTTATGAACTCTTTCTCGTTGATATTCATTGGCCTGCAGCTATTGAGGGAGCATTCGTTCCAACAGTCCCACAAGGTTCTCTCTTGATTATCATGAGTGTGTTGGGAGCGGTTGTGATGCCTCATAATCTTTTCCTTCACTCTGAGATTGTACAGAGTCGCGAGATCTATTTGGAGGGTGACGAACGTATCCGTCACATGTTAAAGTATGAGTTTGTCGACACACTTTTCTCAATGATTGTGGGTTGGGCTATCAACTCTGCGATGATTCTCTTGGCAGCAAGTACGTTCTTCTCTCATGGTCAGCATGTTGATGAACTGTCTCAGGCGCAAGCAATGCTACAGCCACTTTTGGGTAATAATGCTGCGAATATATTTGCTATTGCCTTACTTTTAGCGGGTATTTCAAGTACGATAACCAGTGGAATGGCTGCGGGTAGTATCTTCTCTGGACTTTTTGGTGAGTCATATAATGCAAAAGATACGCACTCTATTGCTGGAATTGTCCTCTCATTAGGTATTGCCCTTCTGATGATATTCTTTATTGGTGACCCATTTAAGGGATTGATTATCTCACAGATGTTCCTTTCTGTCCAACTTCCTTTCACCGTTTTCTTACAAGTCGGTCTGACATCTTCCAAGCGTGTGATGGGTAAGTATGCCAATAGTAAGTTGAATATGGTCTTCCTTTACTCGTTAGCGGGCATCGTCACCTTACTTAATATATGGCTCTTGATAGAGAGTATATCATAGTGGTGATGTCTTGCGAGGTGGAATATTGTAAAATAAATTCACATCTTAAAAATGAATAGATGCTTAATTGCGTTCCAATTGGGCGTTAATTGAGGTCCAAAAGGGCGTTAATTGCCATGCAACTAACGCCCTTTTGCAATGCAATTAAGCACCTTTTATGATGTGCTTTTGCAACTCTTTGATGCCCTGATGGTTATGAATGCAGTCTTTTTTGATGTTTCCAAGGTAGAAGAAGTTTCTTTCCTCTCTTTTTGTGTAATGATTTTTCAAATCAGCTATAAGCGTTTTACTCCTATAAAAACCAACTTCTAAGGATTAATCCCACATTACATAATATAAAGAAGACGGGAATGATACAACCATACCATTCCCGTCTTTTATGTTATTTGCTATTAATCTTAGATAGACTTATAGCCGTTCGTACTGTTATGTGCAAGCAAGTCTTTCAGATTTAGCTCTCTGCCACCATGTGCTTCGTAAGCTTCTCTCATTTCTTCCTCGCCCTCAGCCTCTTCTTCAGAGTGAACGAATGTAACGCACTTGTCTTTAAGTTCTGCAACTACCCAGCCAATCAGTGCGATGATTAGCAGTGCAATCAGTCCTGTCATTGGAGTTATCATAATTGATTTGTTTTTTATTTCTGATGCAAAATTACATTAAGTTTCGGAAAGGACCAAATAATCTGTTAGTTTTTAGTAACTTTGCAGTATTAAACGTGAGAAGTAAGAGGTATAGATTTATAGTATTCTTGATTATAATACTTATTTTTATTCCTGTTCAATCTGTTTATAGTACTAATGATAAGGAAGTTCTAAACATAATATATTAATGAAGAAGATCTTTTTATGTTCATATTTTGCTGAGGTTGCTTCAATTTTATCCGAATCTGTTTCAGTTCCGTTGAGAGGCAAGACAGTAGCATTTATCCCTACAGCAAGCATTCATGAAGCGTATACACAATATGTGGAAGAAGCCAGAGTGGCATTTGATTCTCTTGGACTTATTGTTAAGGAATTAGAAATTACTCAATGTAGTAAGAATGAAATAGAAGAGGTCTTGACAAGCTGCGACTGTATCTATGTATCGGGTGGCAATACGTTTTTTCTCTTGCAGGAATTGAGGAGAACTGGGATTGACAGGTGTATCATAGAGCAGGTGGAGCAAGGAAAACTATATATTGGGGAATCTGCTGGAGCGATGATACTTGCTCCCAACATTGAATATGCAAAGGGTATGGATGACTGTTATTCGCGGGTGTCAGGAATGGAGGATTTTGTTGGTCTTGGACTTGTTGGATTCTATCCTGTCGTACATTTCGATAGTTTTCCTTTTGAAAAGGCTGCACGGGAAGTTGTCAACAAGAATAGCCATCTTCCCTTGAAGATTATTACAAATCAGCAAGCTATTGCTGTTGTGGGAAATAATATCGTAATAAAAGAAAGAAAATAATTTTTATTGGCTGAGATAATTGGCTGAGCTGTTTATTTTATGCTGTACTATACTATAAAAGGATGACAAGAAAAGAAAGATATGATTATGCACTGAGTTATTTTCGCAAGAATGTTGGGCATGTTTCGACTGAGCTAAATTTTGGTTCGGCATTCCAACTTCTTTGTGCGACACTCCTTTCTGCTCAGTGTACGGATAAGCGAATCAATGCGATAACACCAGAATTGTTCCGTCATTATCCAGATGCAAAGGCGATGGCAGAGGCTACAGCCGATGAGATATTTGAGTATGTGAAGAGTGTTTCTTACCCCAATTCAAAGGCAAAACATTTAGTTGAGATGTCGAAGATGTTGGTTGAGAAATTTGATGGTGAGGTGCCTTCTGATCCTAATGCCCTCGTTACGCTGCCTGGAGTAGGGCGTAAGACGGCAAATGTTATTCAAGCAGTGTGGTTTGGTAAGCCAACACTTGCTGTCGATACGCATGTCTACCGTGTCAGTCATCGTTTGGGGCTGGTTCCTTCAACAGCTAACACGCCTCGTAAGGTTGAGGATTATCTGATGAAGAATATCCCTACAGAGGAGGTCTCGGATGCCCACCATTGGATATTGCTTCATGGACGTTATGTTTGCAAGAGTGCTAAGCCTGATTGTGAGCATTGTCCTTTTGATAGTATTTGCCCAAAGCTGTTAGAGAATAGTAAGTTGTAGGATAGGATAGTTGACGAGTTAACGAGTTTACAAGTTAACGAGTTAATTGATGGTAGGTTTATAGTTGACGGTTGACGAGTTAACAAGTGAATGAATTGATAGTGTAAAATTAAACAAGATAAAACGCAAAAGATTATGAATACAAAGAAGATAATACACTTCTTGAAAGGTATTGCTGCGAACAATAATAAGCAATGGTTTCAGGAGCATAAGGCTGAATACGATGAGGTGAAGGCTGATTTTGAGAACGGAGTTGACCAAATAATATCTTGTTTGGCAACCTTTGATGATGAGGTTTCACACTTGACGGCAAAGGATTGTACCTATCGTTTTTATCGTGATATACGTTTCTCACCTGATAAGAGTCCGTATAAACGTCACTTGGGTGCATACATCTGTGCACGTGGTAGAAAGGCTTTGCGTGGTGGTTATTATATACATCTTCAGCCAGGCAACTGCTTGGTTGCTGTGGGATGCTATTGGTTGCCTACGAATATATTGACTTCATGTCGCAATGAAATCATGGCAAACATTGATGAATGGCTCAAGCATGTAGAGAATGAGGAGTTTATCGATTTGTTTGGACGACCTAATGAAGGTGAATGGACCGACGATAAAGTCAGTAAGAGAGGCTTTGGACTTGCAGCTTTAAAGACTGTTCCAAAGGGATTCCCAAAAGATTATGAGCATCTTCAGTATCTTCGAATGAAGGATTATTGCTGTTGGGTGTCTGTGCCCGATGACTTCTTCGAGGGCGATGGCTGGATTGAGCAGTTAGAACATATCTGTAAGACAGGTAAGCCTATGATGGACTTTATTAATAATGTGGTAGATGATTATGAATAAAAACAAATAAGAGGGTGTGTCAAAATGCAAATATCATTTTGATGATCTTACAGTTTGAAACAATCCAATAAAAAATGACCATTTCTATACTCGATTTTGAGTAAAGAAATGGTCTTTTCTTTGCCTTTAGAAGAATCCTACTTATAGATTGAAAGTTGTCAAGTTATTAATTTGCATTTTGACACACCCTCTTATTTTTATATGTACTAAAACGCTTTGGCTAATGAACCCATTAGTCAAAGAGATAATAGATTACTTCTTTCTCAACTCTTCAAGACTTGCCTTCAAAGCGGCAATCTTCTCTTCAGAGTCACTCTGCTTCTTGCGCTCACGTTCGATAACAGCTTCAGGTGCATTTGCTACGAACTTCTCGTTTGAGAGTTTCTTCTTGATACCTGTGAGGAAACCTTCAAGATGCTTGAGCTCCTTCTCCTGCTTCTCAATCTCAGCTGCAACGTCAATCAAGTCGCCCACTGGTACAGCGAAACTATCGGTACCAACCATGAAACCTGATGCGTCACCACTCTTCTCAGTTACCACTTCAATAGCCTTCAAGTTAGCCATCTTAATGATTACACTGTTGTAAGCCTCGTAGTTGTTCTGACCGATTACGTTCAAGTCGAGCTCAACCTTTGGAGCAATGTTCTTCTGGTTGCGTACGGCTCTTACACCGCTGACAATCGCCTTAACCTGCTCAATAGCCTCGATGAGCTTTAATTCCTCCTTGCTTGGTGCATCAAGTTTGAGTTCGTCACGCATGATGCTCTCGTTATCCTTGCGCTCATAGATGTGCTGCCACAACTCCTCAGTAATGAAAGGCATGAATGGATGCAACATCTTCAAGAGTGAATTGAAGAATTTAAGGGTTGCTTCGTAGGTGAGCTTGTCGATTGGTTTGCCGTATTCTGGCTTAATCATCTCCAAGTACCAGCTTGAGAACTCGTCCCAGAAGAGGCGGTAAACAGTCATCAAAGCTTCTGAAATACGATAGCTCTTGAACTGCTCGTTCATCTCAGCATTTACTTCCTTCAACTTCGCTTCGAACCATTCAACAGCAATCTTGTTTGCCAATGGCTGCTCAGCATCAGTTGTCTCCCAACCTTGAACGAGGCGGAAGGCATTCCAAATCTTATTGTTGAAGTTACGTCCTTGTTCGCAAAGTGTCTCGTCGAAGAGGATGTCATTACCTGCAGGTGCAGAGAGCATCATACCCATACGAACACCATCAGCACCATACTTCTCGATGAGCATGATCGGGTCTGGTGAGTTACCAAGACTCTTACTCATCTTACGTCCGAGCTTATCACGTACAATACCTGTGAAGTAGACATGCTTGAATGGGAACTTACCACGATACTCATAGCCTGCCATAATCATACGTGCTACCCAGAAGAAGATAATGTCTGGACCAGTAACAAGGTCGCTGGTAGGGTAGTAGTAGTTGATTTCTTCGTTGTCAGGGTTGTTGATTCCATCGAAGACAGAGATTGGCCACAACCAACTTGAGAACCAAGTATCCATGCAATCGCTCTCTTGTTCAAGGTCGGCAGCTGTTACAGAAGGATTAATCTCCTGTGCCAACTTCAATGCTTCTTCAGTAGTTTCTGCCAC contains the following coding sequences:
- a CDS encoding valine--tRNA ligase, with the protein product MELASKYDPQVVESKWYQYWLDNKLFSSKPDGREPYTVVIPPPNVTGVLHMGHMLNNTIQDILVRRARMEGKNACWVPGTDHASIATEAKVVNRLAEQGVKKTDLTREQFLEHAWDWTHEHGGIILKQLRRLGCSCDWDRTAFTMDDTRSKSVIKVFCDLYKKGYIYRGVRMVNWDPQAQTALSDEEVIYKDEHSKLYHLKYYVAEEDQAKVERKDEGNVMHKDAKGYYAVVATTRPETIMGDSAMCINPEDVKNTWLKGLHVIVPLVNRVIPVIEDTYVDIQFGTGCLKVTPAHDVNDHALGLKHGLETIDIFNDNGTISEAAGLYVGQDRMDVRKQISKDLEAAGLMEKVEDYDNKVGYSERTHVPIEPKLSTQWFLKMQHFADIALSPVMDDDIEFYPKKYKNTYRHWLENIKDWCISRQLWWGHRIPAYYFKDAEGKNATVVAETTEEALKLAQEINPSVTAADLEQESDCMDTWFSSWLWPISVFDGINNPDNEEINYYYPTSDLVTGPDIIFFWVARMIMAGYEYRGKFPFKHVYFTGIVRDKLGRKMSKSLGNSPDPIMLIEKYGADGVRMGMMLSAPAGNDILFDETLCEQGRNFNNKIWNAFRLVQGWETTDAEQPLANKIAVEWFEAKLKEVNAEMNEQFKSYRISEALMTVYRLFWDEFSSWYLEMIKPEYGKPIDKLTYEATLKFFNSLLKMLHPFMPFITEELWQHIYERKDNESIMRDELKLDAPSKEELKLIEAIEQVKAIVSGVRAVRNQKNIAPKVELDLNVIGQNNYEAYNSVIIKMANLKAIEVVTEKSGDASGFMVGTDSFAVPVGDLIDVAAEIEKQEKELKHLEGFLTGIKKKLSNEKFVANAPEAVIERERKKQSDSEEKIAALKASLEELRKK